A portion of the Ptiloglossa arizonensis isolate GNS036 chromosome 11, iyPtiAriz1_principal, whole genome shotgun sequence genome contains these proteins:
- the LOC143152602 gene encoding transmembrane reductase CYB561D2 isoform X2 — MPDPPAGKGPPSAVTMVFSTLTHILLLAPVIYILTLAFGNYSFFAWHPICMSLGVGLLIAEAVYSVSGEAYLGHKISRVNRVTMHWILHTTGLTLVLIGLIIIVTNKINGNRHHFASPHSILGLVSIILVCLIATFGIVTNNPKWVYPRFRPVLLKIMHAFGGIACTILLLASLITGTYTRWWPGTDTGRSLVFASFFIAGFFILLKPILGAVSRSKVVFGPPPTTA, encoded by the exons ATGCCTGACCCACCAGCAGGCAAAGGCCCACCCAGCGCCGTAACGATGGTATTTTCAACCCTCACTCATATTCTTCTACTGGCGCCAGTGATATACATCCTGACTCTAGCATTTGGAAATTACTCATTCTTTGCCTGGCATCCCATCTGCATGAGTCTTGGA GTTGGTCTTCTCATAGCAGAGGCGGTGTACAGCGTCTCCGGGGAGGCTTATCTCGGTCACAAGATCTCGAGAGTGAACAGGGTGACGATGCACTGGATCCTGCACACGACAGGTCTGACCCTCGTGTTGATCGGTTTGATCATCATCGTGACGAACAAGATCAACGGCAACAGACATCATTTCGCATCGCCCCACTCGATACTCGGCTTGGTCAGCATCATCCTGGTGTGCTTGATCGCTACTTTTGGAATTGTCACCAACAATCCCAAGTGGGTTTACCCAAGGTTCAGGCCAGTCCTCCTGAAGATCATGCACGCGTTCGGTGGCATCGCTTGCACGATACTCCTGCTGGCCTCTTTGATCACTGGAACCTACACAAGATGGTGGCCAGGTACCGACACTGGCAGAAGCCTGGTCTTCGCGTCGTTCTTCATAGCTGGTTTCTTTATCCTGTTGAAACCAATCTTGGGGGCAGTCTCCAGGAGCAAAGTCGTTTTCGGTCCCCCACCAACCACCGCGTAA
- the LOC143152602 gene encoding transmembrane reductase CYB561D2 isoform X1: MAVSFLRHPSYESRIEFKMPDPPAGKGPPSAVTMVFSTLTHILLLAPVIYILTLAFGNYSFFAWHPICMSLGVGLLIAEAVYSVSGEAYLGHKISRVNRVTMHWILHTTGLTLVLIGLIIIVTNKINGNRHHFASPHSILGLVSIILVCLIATFGIVTNNPKWVYPRFRPVLLKIMHAFGGIACTILLLASLITGTYTRWWPGTDTGRSLVFASFFIAGFFILLKPILGAVSRSKVVFGPPPTTA, encoded by the exons ATGGCTGTATCGTTTTTACGACATCCAAG TTACGAAAGTAGAATCGAGTTCAAGATGCCTGACCCACCAGCAGGCAAAGGCCCACCCAGCGCCGTAACGATGGTATTTTCAACCCTCACTCATATTCTTCTACTGGCGCCAGTGATATACATCCTGACTCTAGCATTTGGAAATTACTCATTCTTTGCCTGGCATCCCATCTGCATGAGTCTTGGA GTTGGTCTTCTCATAGCAGAGGCGGTGTACAGCGTCTCCGGGGAGGCTTATCTCGGTCACAAGATCTCGAGAGTGAACAGGGTGACGATGCACTGGATCCTGCACACGACAGGTCTGACCCTCGTGTTGATCGGTTTGATCATCATCGTGACGAACAAGATCAACGGCAACAGACATCATTTCGCATCGCCCCACTCGATACTCGGCTTGGTCAGCATCATCCTGGTGTGCTTGATCGCTACTTTTGGAATTGTCACCAACAATCCCAAGTGGGTTTACCCAAGGTTCAGGCCAGTCCTCCTGAAGATCATGCACGCGTTCGGTGGCATCGCTTGCACGATACTCCTGCTGGCCTCTTTGATCACTGGAACCTACACAAGATGGTGGCCAGGTACCGACACTGGCAGAAGCCTGGTCTTCGCGTCGTTCTTCATAGCTGGTTTCTTTATCCTGTTGAAACCAATCTTGGGGGCAGTCTCCAGGAGCAAAGTCGTTTTCGGTCCCCCACCAACCACCGCGTAA